The Magnetococcus marinus MC-1 genome contains the following window.
GGTGAAACCAAAAATTAATTGATCATGCATTGAAAATACTTAAAGGAATGTTTTTTCTATTGCCAGCTAGGGTGCAAATAGAGATACTAACCCTGCAACTAAGCGTTAACGGGCACAAGCCCCCCCGGAGGTTCACGGGTGGGGGCAGTGAGAAGGCCGGGACTTTGAGCAGTATGAGTTGTACCTATCCGTAGCTGTAGCTGTAACAAACGTTGTAGTAGCCGTAACTGTGACAGACGTTGTAGTAGCGTTAGCTGTAACCGTGTTGTAGTAGCCGTAGCTGTACCGTGTGTAACTTGACCCGTCCCGGTCAATAACGTTAGCGGCGAGGGAGCCTCAGTATCAAGCCGGTGCGCGGCGGATGCGGACGCCCGCCAGCCCAGTGAATGGACCCCCAGGCCCCGGCCGAGTAGGCAACGGACCGCCCCCTGGAGCGTACCGGCAGTCTTATGGATGTTCTGCGAAGAGTAGTCCACAAGAGGAAAACCCGCCACACAAGCTGGCGGGTTTTGTTTTTTTGTGGGGCCTGCCTCTGCTAACCTAACCTCTCCCGTCCGATGAGCGCGCCAGCGCGGGGCATTACACCATGAGCGGTTCCGGCTTGGCGTAATAAAACCCCTGCTGAAAGTCGAAACCTATGGTAAGCAACTGCGCGGCAAGCTCTGCATCTTCGACATGTTTGGCGACGGTTAAAATGTTCATCGAGTGAGAGATATTGTGGATGGACGAAACCACCGTGCGGGTGCTCAGCTTGTTTTTGGCCTGCTGCACCAACTGCCCATCCACCTTTAAGATATCCAGCCCCAGCTGTTCCAGATAGAGACAGTTGCCCAAGGAGCCCCCATAGTTGTCCAAGGCGGTCACAGCCCCGTGCTGCTTGACCTCAAACAAAAATTGGCTGCATACCTCCATATTGTTGATGAGGGTATTCTCATCAATCTCAAAACAGATCTGTTTGGCCCGTTTGGGGTGCGCGGCAAGTAGCGCCAGTAGGGCGGCACTGCTCGCTTTATCCTCCAGCGTTTTGGCCGATAAATTGATGCTGTAAATGCGCCCATCGCTATGTAATAAAAGATTATCTAAGGCCATTTTCAGCACTTTATAATCCAGATCCCCGGTTAATCCATGGCGCTCAGCGGTGGGCAAAAAGGCGTTGGGTGGATGGTGCTTCTCGCCATCGGGTAGGCGCATAAAAATTTCGTAGAGGGGTGGATGGTCCTGCATGGAGGGTGAGGGTACCATGCGCTGTGCCACCAAGGCCAACGGCTCTACCCCCAACACCCGGTGGAGGCGGCCAACCCAGTTGGTCTCTTCCTTGGTGGGTGTTTCAAGAAGGTTGCTCTCAACGGTACGGGTGCGGATGCACATGCGGCCATCATCCTTAGCTTGGAAAACCGCCGCATCCGCGGCTTGAAAGCTTTTTTCAAAGGGCACTTGAAAGTGGATCTCGCAGATGCCGATGGAAAAACCCAGGTTAAATTGTTGCCCCTCCCACAAAAAGCGATAATCTTGCACCTGTTCCAACAGCTTTTCCATCACCTTGACCCCGTCGGCTTGGCTACAGTCGGCCAAAAAAATGGTAAATTCATCGCCGCCGATGCGTGCGGCGTAGTCATATTTACGCACACATCCTTGGATCATGGTGGAAATCTGTTTTAACGCCATATCCCCGGCTTTGTGACCACAGGTATCGTTGATCGCTTTAAAGCGGTCTAGGTCGATGACACAAAGGCAGTGTACTTCATCGGCCTTCATGGCCTCCATGCTCTCGCGGCAGAGGTCGGCAAAGGCGTGGCGATTATATAAACCGGTGAGATGGTCGTGACGGGCTTGATAGCGAATCTTTTCGGACATGCGTTGCTGCTCAGTCACATCCTTAACCGTAATAATGGCCCCCAACACCACCCCTTCGCTGCTTTGTACAGGGGATAGGGTCGCGTCCAGCAGCAGATCATCGCCGTCGCTTTCCAGAACCACCATGGTGTTCATGGATTGGGGGGTGGCACTGCTCAACAGGGTTTTCAGATCCTCATGTAAGGGGGGGCTCTCCTCATCACGGGCGCGGGTGGGAAAAACCTGTTCCAACTGTTTGCCGATGAGTGACGCTGGCTTATGCCCCAGCAGGGCGCCAACCACCTTGTTGGCGTCCTGAATGTAGCCTTCGGTATCGGTGGTGATAACCCCATCAGCAATCGAAATGAGCGTGATTTGAGCCCGTTCCTTTTCATAATGAAGGGTGCTTTCGATGCCCATTACCCGGCGCATGGTGATGTAGCTGGTCAGCAAGACAACCAGCAATACCAGCAGCAATACCAGCAGTTGGCTGTGTAGATTGGTGCGGTAGGAGCTGATGGTAACCGCGGTGGCTTGGGTGATTTGGGTCTCTAGATGGGTTTGAAACTGCATAAAATGGTCAATGACTTGACCTTGGCCGGGTTGCACGGTATTAAACAGCTTGCGCCGAGCGGCGTCCCGCAGCGCGCTATCTTCGACCCATAGGGCGACTTCAATGACCTCCTGTAGGCTTTTGACTGTGGTAGGGATGACGTTGGTGCTTAGATCGTGGAGGATTCTCTTTTCGACCTGATCAAGGGGGAGTTTAAGCAGCTCACTGCGCAGGGTGATAAAGCGGTTGGCCAGTCCATCCAGCTCCATTTTACGACGGTCATTTTCAAACACATCGTTTTCATCCAGCATAACCGCGGCTATACGGGTGCGGGCGCGAATAACCTCCATTAATTCTGAGATAATGTGCATTTTATGCACGGTGGTCATGCTGCCTTGTAGGGTGCCAATCAACGCTTCTGATGTTTTATAGTTGTACCCCCACATGCCAACCATGACCGTGAGCAGCACAACAAACCCCCCCAGCAGTGGCACCATCACCTTGGATCGTCTAACCGCCATGCGGATATCCCCTCTTGGATCTTCACCGCGCTTCGGCTTGCCCCCCATGTGCGATGGGCGGAAAAAGCGAAGAGCGTGAAAGTTCCACCCCCCAATGATCATTTCACAAAGTTTCACTTTAGCGAATGTGGCACGCAGTTGCCACAAAACTAAAGAGTCGGCGGAAAAAAAGCTTTGTTTGGGCGGTATACTAAAAAACAGGTATCGAATGGCGATGAAGCGTCATGGGCCGAGCAAAAGGTTAGCCGTTCATTAAGGCAAGGGAGCAAACCGCAACAGGGGGGTGATGCATAACCCCATGGTTGATGGCGAAATGGAGAGGATTAAGGGGCGTGAATGGTTTGCAACCCATGCGCAAAGCGATAAACATGGGGCGTCATAGAGCTCTGCCCGTGCAAGCCAAAAGACCCGCATCAACAGGCTTCTGCGTATAGGTTTAGGAGCGGTCGGCGCAGTGCAACGGTTCCGTAAGCAAGCTTGGCCAATGTTTAAGTAGTTGATTAAGATCAGCATAGCGATGCAGTGCCACGTGAGCGCAGGCATGGCGCCCCATGGTGATGATGAAGGGTTGAATGTGGTTGCTAGATAGCGTGTGATCCAGACCAGTGATATAGTGTCTTTGTGGCACGCTAGCCAGTTGTTGGGCAAGGAGGTTAAACGCCTCCATGGTGCTCAAGCTTGGGGGCAGCTCTGAAGGGGGGGGCAGCTCTAAAGGGGGGGCGGCCTGCGGGGTAAAAATGCCATCGACACTCAAAAAACGGGTGACAGCGGGGCGTTTCGCGCTTAGCCAAGCCGCAGCGCTGGCACCACTGCCCACCCCAATGAGGTGGATCTGTGTGGCGCCAGCCGCATGTTGCAACCAATCTGTAGCGCGTAGTAGATCGGCCATGACCACATCATCAAGAGCGTGGCTGCTCCAATAGCGTGGTGCACAGTTGCGACGCTGTTGAGGGTTTTCTAGCACATATTGGCAAGGACGGGCCAGATAGGCCACATTGGGGTGTGGATCGACAGCCGCCAGGTAAAAGGCCATGGGGTGGTGCGGGGTCGGATCCTGGCTGAGTTGCCCCCCGCCTTGTTGCACAAATCCACTGGATTCCACATAAAGATGCAAGACAGCTCCGGGTGTTTCGGTACGCTGCCAACTGGCAAGATCAAAGGTTACCCCAGGCAGTAGGTGGTAGCTAAGCATGGCTTGACGGGCCATTTTATGCAGCCGGCTGGTGTAGGGGTTGCTCTGGCAACCGCTCAGCAGTAACCCGCCGAGCAGCAGGGTCGCCACATGACGCCGTATCGTTAGTGCCCTAGGGTAAAACATCGTCATATGGTTCCCTAGTTTGGGTTGAGGGGGGCGATGCCCTGGAAAAGCCCCGCTACGGAGCACTAACAATGTCCGACCCCTTGAACGTGTGCCGAGTAGGCGTCTGCGGCGGTTATGGGTACCATCCTGGACACGTTCGCGGTGCGGCCTAAATGGATTTTGGCTAAATAAATGACAGGTCTGAATGGGTGCCAAAATCCCTTAACAGAGGCCGTGGTGTTACAGGGGTGACGCCAATGGATGCAACATCGCCCGCTGAAAAAGTAACTTATAAAAGGGTGCCTCGACCACCACCGATTGTCCAACTGCACAAATGACATAAAGGAATGGGGATGAACATAGCATCTTGGTTGCCGTCGGATCAATCAATGGCGAGCGTGCTGACGCAGGGTGATATTGCCAGTCTGGGTTTGCCAAATACGCTGTTGGAGCTGCTGCAATCAACCCGGCTGGAGCGCACCAATGCTGCCGATGTGGTTGCCATTGTGGAGCGCTCGCCCGATCTGGCCCAGGCGGTATTGGATTGCACGGGAGAAAGTGAGCGGGGCTTGCATGGGGCGGTTGTGCAGATGGGCTTTAATGCGTTACGCGCAACCGCATTAGAACGTTTGATTTTTAAGCATTTTATCACGGTTCAACCCGCAAAAGAGAGCAGTTTTGATCGTATGACCCTATGGCGTCACAACCTATGGGTGGCCTGCGCGTGTCGCCACATTGCCAACCAGGTGGGTTATGGAGATTGTGAAGAAGCCTATATGACCGGCTTGCTGCATGACCTGGGTAAGCTGCTGATTGATGCCCTAGGTGCGATGGATTATGCCGCATTGCAAGAGATCTCTATGCGTACCGATTGGGATGGTGTGACCTATGAGCGCTCCCTACTGGGGGTGGGGCATGATGGGGTGGGTGCCCATACCCTGCATAAATGGGGCATGAACACGTCTGTGGTATTGGCGGTGGCGTTGCACCATAGCCGCTATCAGGCCAAGGAGATCGGCCAACAGGCCGCCCAGTTAACCGCCATTGTGCAGTTGGCGGATTTTTTAGCATGGATCCAAGGGTTGGGTTCTACAGTCCGTGGACAACACCCGGTATTACCACCCGAGGTGAGTCTCTATTTGCCCCTGAATCGCGCCGCGTATGCAACCATTGTGGAACAGGTTAATGGTGAGATAAAGCGGATCGCTGCCCATGATGGTATCGACTTTCCAGATAGCTTGACCTTTAACCGTAATCTGTTGGATGCAGGCATCTCCTTGGCCCGGGTAAACACAGAATTAAAATATGACAATAGGTTAAAATACCAGCCTAAGCTTGCCGCTGTACCCCTGCCTTCGCCTGTGCAAGAAACCCTGTTAGCACCACATAAAAGTTTGATAAAAAAAGAGATATTACATAATACGTTGGAATCTGTGTGTGCCGCTTTTCAGGTTAAGCGGGGTGTGGTTTTTCATGTAGATCCGGTTAAACGGTGCTTGGTTAATGAGGCCATCTACAGTACCGACAGTGACTTATTGATGCCCCTTAAGCATCTGCAAGAGATCCCCCTCAATGATGAGCCAAGCGCTTTTTTAGAGTGTTTACGGCAACGTAAGCAGTTTTTGTTAAGCGGTCAAACACCTTTAGAAAAACAGGTGCGCAATCAAATAGGGGCGCGACAGATGGCCCTAACCCCCATTGTGGGGCCTCAGCGAGCCTACGGTATAATCGCCCTGGATAATGGCCGGGATGGGGCGGATCTCAATCTTGCCGGTTTGGCCTCTCTTACCCAAGTAGCCCATGAGCTGGGTATGGCCCTGGAGCATGCGCAACAGCTACAGATCGCCAATCAAATGGCTCACCGGGATGCGTTGACCAAACTCTATAACCGTGGCCGCATTGATGAGATTGTCCAAGAGGCTTTTCAGCAAGTGCAGCAGCAGGGTGGGGAGCTCTCTGTGGCCATGTTGGATGTGGACTTTTTTAAAAAATTTAATGACACCTTCGGTCACCAGATGGGGGACAATGTGCTCAAGTTGGTGGCGGCGGTGTTAAAAAAACTCACCCGAGGCAACGGTTCGGTGGGGCGCTATGGCGGGGAGGAGTTTATTGTGGTGCTGCGCGATACCGATTACCGCGAAGCCGCCCGCTACTGCGAGCGTATCCGTTTGGCGATCTGTCAGGTGGGCGAAGCCATGGCACGGCGCTACGCAGGGCGTCCCCTAAGCATTAGCATAGGTGTCACCTGTTACGATGCCAGTTTGGTCAGCAAAGATGAAATGGTCAGGTTGGCCGACCGAGCGCTCTATATGGCCAAAGATGGGGGGCGCAATCAGGTTATCGGCTTAAAACCGGGCGGGTGATTACCATGCGTAACTGGCCAGCGGATTGATACCGTCATGGAGGTTGGAACCACCCCCCTGGTAGAGGGTTTCAATGGTCAGCAGTTGCGCAAAACCAGCAGCCTGCAACTGTTTGGCCAGCAGCGGCTTGCAGTTGATACAGCGTATATGGCCATCCCCCGTACCAATATGCTGAGCGAGCAATAAAAACATGCCCAAAGCACCACTATCCAAATGGGTGACCTGCAAACAGTCTATTATATAGTGCCAGTGGTTGGGATGATCTTTATAACTGGCCCGAAAAGATGGGTAGTGTCGGTTGGAAAAATCCCTCGGCAGGCAGATGGTAAGACGATCATTCTCAATGCGGGCTATACATTCGAGCATGAAAGGCCTCCCTAAAAAAAGGGTGGTTAAAGACAATAAGTATTTACAATATGTTGTATTCAAAATTTGAATGCAAGGAAATAGATCAAGGAGTCTGTATATTAGTTATTAATTAACATATTTTATTTGTTTTATTAGCCGCCATAGAGATTGGGTTTGAGGCGAATGGGTTTGGTGGGGGGTAATTTTTCATCATGTACGGTTAGGTTTAGCTTTGCCAGCATGGGGTCATTGACGCAGCGTTTACCCCAGCGCAGCACGGTCTCTTCATCCAGAAAATTATGGGCGATGGCATAATCAAGGATCTGTCCTAAGATGTGTAGTCGATCCAAGTCCAGTATTTCTGGTGTAATTTCTTTTAATGTTGGCACGCTGGCTTGCACGGGGGGGGGTGGCTGTCTGGGGGGTTCGGGTTGGGGGGTGGTGAGCAGGTGCTGGGCAACGCGGATTGCGCCTCTGCCGGAGGGTGCATCTTCACGGGCGGAGGCTTTTTTTTGATCTTTAAGCTGCTTGGTTGCCTGCATCAGCTTTTTACGGGCACGCTCTTCCTGTTTAAGCCGTTTGGCGGCGGACAGTAGTTTCTCTTTGGCCCCTTTTTTCTTTTTTTTTGCCATGCCTTTACTCCCTATCCCCATCGCGCTGCGACGCTTTTTTTGAGAGGCGCTTTGTCATAAGAATGTCACACTGATTATCAAGCCAATGGCGGGTAGAGGCAATCAAATTTACGAGCAAAGGAACGATTCCGAGCCTGCTTGAGATCGGGGTGCTAAGGTGTCGGCATTAAGGCCGCTGTGAGTCATTAAAAATCGCTTCGTAAAGGGCCATTTCGCGAGCGGCAATAACCGGCAAAGAGACCTCTTGCAGGGCATAGTGGCGGGCTTGTTGGCCTAAGCTTTGGCGCTGTGCTTGGTTAGGGAGTAGCTGTTGTAGGGCGTGGCGGATGCTGGCAGAGTCGGTTTGGCAGAGCCAGCCATTGTTGCCATGCATCACCACATCACGATTGCCCGGTGCGTCCGAGGCCAGTACTGGCGCACCGCAAGCCATGGCCTCTAAGAGTGCTTTGGGGTGGCCCTCTTGCAAAGAGGGCAGCACGAACAGGTCGCACTGTTGATAAAAATCCACCAAAGCGCGATGGGGTAGGGCACCATGAAAGGTAACGGAGAGAGCCTGTTGGGCGACAAACTGCTGCAAGGTTTCTAACTGTTCCCCTTGACCAATAAGATCCAAATGGAGCTTGGGCAGACCGATCATTGCCTGGAGCAGCGCCAGAATATTTTTCTCAGGGTGTAGACGCCCCACCAGCAGCAAGCGCTGGGTTGTGGCATTCTGTTGGACACGGGGCGCGGGTTGAAAGAGGTCGCAATCCACATAGTTGGGTTGCACAAAGATTTTTTGCGGGTCAATCCCATAGCGCTGTTGCAGCAGGCTATGCATATGGGGGGTGGTGACCACCGCCCGATGAGCGCCATGGAAGGCTCGGTGTTCGCGACTAAAGGCTCGGACTCTGGCCAGGGAGGCCGCACCATGGTGCAGTGCGGCAAATTCGCTGAGCAAATAGCCGCAGCGGGTTATGGATTTTTGCTTAAAGTGATTGGCCAGCGACAAACCAAGCAGGGCGCTGCTCAATTGATTGCTTTTAAAGAGAACATGGCCCCGTTGCCACCCCCGCCAAGGCATTTTAAGCCAGCGCTGATAGTGCCAAGGGCGTAATCCCCAGCGGTTACAGAGAATATGCATACCCGGCACCTGTGGGCGAAAATCCAGCTCATGGCGGTTGCCGTCGGAGAGTAGGGTAATAGAACGCAAATGGGGTTGCATGGCGCGGTAAAGGGCCAACTCACGCTCCAGCATGCCCTTTTGTGCCCAGCTTTGCAGGGGTACCCTTTCTGAGAGCAGCAACACCAGATCAATCTGACGGCAGGTGAGCATAAGCGTGGCCATGGGGGGTAAAAGGGCTAAAAGTCTCCCTGTTATACCGGTAATGGTTGGGGAGGCGCAAACAGAAAGGCCGGGATCTTGACGATCCCGGCCTTAACATGATCCGTGGGGGGCGGGCGACTTAGGCGTGGGCCGCCAACCAGCGCTCCGCTTCAATGGCGGCCATACAACCGGTGCCTGCGGCGGTGATGGCTTGGCGGAAGACGGTATCTTGTACATCCCCAGCGGCAAACACCCCTTCAATATTCATGGCGGTAGAGCCGGGTTTGGTAACCAGATAGCCATTGGCATCTTTATCCAACTGGTCGCCAAAGATTTCGGTATTGGGGCGGTGGCCAATGGCAATAAAACAGCCCGTAACGGTCAGTTCAGAAAGCGCACCGGTCTTCACATTTTTAATGCGTACGCCGGTTAGGCCGCCCTTGTTGGGATCGCCCAACATTTCGTCGGGCACGCTATCCCAAACGGGGATGATGTTCTCTTTGGCAAACATGTGATCTTGCATGATCTTTTCGGCGCGCAGTGCATCGCGACGGTGGATCAAGTAGACCTTGTTGCAAATGTTGGAAAGATAGAGCGCCTCTTCCACCGCCGTATCCCCACCACCAACCACACAGACATCTTGGTTTTTAAAGAAAAAGCCATCACAGGTGGCACAGGCAGAAACACCAAAACCGTTGAGCTTTTTCTCCGATTCCATACCCAACCAACGGGCTGAAGCACCGGTAGAGATAATCAGCGCGTCACAGGTGTAAACATCGCCACTGTCACAGTTCAGGGTAAAGGGGCGCTTGCTCAGGTCAGCGTGCATAACTGTGTCAAAAATCACCTCGGTATTAAAGCGCTCCGCTTGGGCCTGCATACGCTGCATGAGCTCAGGCCCCTGGATGCCATCCGCAAAGCCGGGATAGTTATCCACATCGGTGGTGATGGTGAGCTGCCCACCGGGTTGTAACCCCTGAATCACAACAGGGCTAAGATTGGCGCGAGCTGCGTAGATGGCCGCCGTAAAACCAGCGGGACCAGAGCCGAGAATGATCAGTTTGTGGTGCTTGGCTTCAGACATGGATTTCTGCTCCAAATAAGACATCAGCTGTTTATTTTAAGGGTTTAATGCAAAAATAACCCGTGGTTGACGTACTAGGTTAATTTTGTTTGGCCCAGCGGACCAAAAACAGTGTCCGGATGTTGTATGGTGTGAATATAACCACATCCTTATCCAATAGCAAATAAAGGATGATTGGGGTATAATCCCTGCTCCTTTATAACAACATGATAAACAAGGAAAACAGTGTGGGTATCACCATTTACAACACCCTTGGACGCAAAAAAGAACCATTTGTTCCCATGATTCCCGGAAAAGTGGGCATGTATGTGTGCGGCGTAACCGTCTATGACTACAGCCACATTGGTCATGCACGGGTGATGGTGGTATTTGATGTAATCGCCCGGCATCTGCGGGTAACGGGCTTTGACCTTACCTATGTGCGCAATTTTACCGACATTGACGATAAAATTATTAAGCGGGCCAATGAACGGGGCGAATCAATCCAAACCCTTACCCAACGCTATATCGACGCCTTTCACCAAGATATGGCGGCGCTTGGGGTGCAACCGGCGGATATTGAACCAAAAGCCACCGAGCATCTGCCCGAGATGATGCAAATGATCGGTACTTTGATGGATAAAGGGGTGGCTTACGCCAGTGGCGGCGATGTCTATTATGCGGTGGAGCGCTTTGCCAACTATGGGCAACTCTCTGGCAAGGTGCTGGATGAGCAAGAGGCTGGTGCACGGGTCGAGGTAGACAGCAATAAACAGAACCCCATGGATTTTGTCTTATGGAAAGGGGCTAAGCCGGAAGAGCCGCAGTGGGACTCCCCTTGGGGTGCGGGCCGTCCCGGTTGGCACATTGAGTGTTCGGCCATGGGTACCAAATATCTGGGTGCATCGTTTGATATTCATGGCGGCGGGCGGGATCTGATCTTTCCCCACCATGAAAATGAGATTGCCCAAACCGAAGGGTGTACCGGCCAACATGCGGTGAACTACTGGATCCACAATGGCTTTGTCAATGTGGTCAATGAAGAGGGGGAGTCTGAAAAGATGTCCAAGTCATTGGGCAACTTTCACACCATACGGGATCTGTTGGCCCTCTATCCGGGTGAGGTGCTGCGCTTTTTTATTTTAAACAGTCACTACCGCAGCCCACTGGATTTTAGTTTCTCACTGCTAGAGGCGGCCAAGGCGGGTCTGGACCGTATTTATACCGCCCTGCGCAGTGCCCAAGCGCTGCTGGGCAAGCTGCCCGGTACACCCATTGGAGAGCCCGCCGATGTGCCCGCCGGTGCCCCCCAAGATTTGGTGGAAAACTACCTCAAAGCGATGGATGACGATTTTAATACCCCACAAGCCATCGCTTTTCTGTTTGAGGCCGCCAAAATGCTGAATACCGCCATCAGCGAACAGAAAGATCCCGCTGTCATTGCCACGTGGGCCCGTTTGATCCGGGGTTTGGGGCATCATTTGGGCTTAGCGGGTCAAGATCCCGAGCTCTGGTTCCGCAGCGGCATAGGGGCAGAACAAGGTCTGCAAGCCGAGGCGATCGAGGCGCTCATTGCAGAGCGTAGCGCGGCACGGGCTGCCAAAAATTGGGCAGAGTCCGACCGTATTCGCGACACCCTCGCCCAACAGGGTATCGTGCTGGAAGATGGCCAACACGGGACACAATGGAGCCGTAAATGAGCGACGAGACAAAGATCCATGGGGTCAACCCGGTGCAGGCGTTGCTGGAGAGTGGGCGTCCCGTCTCGTCGCTGTGGGTGCTTAAAGGGCGGCACGGCAAGCGGGTTGAGGAGATGATTGAGGGCTTTCGTGCGCGGGGTGTGCCGATTCAATTTTGTGAGCGCACCGCCATGGATCGCATGGCCGACGGGGGGGCACATCAAGGGGTTATTGCCCGGTGTGCCCCCCGCGAGGCGATGAGTTGGGATGATCTGCTGGATGTGGTGGAGAAGGCCAAACAGCCGCTGTTGGTGATTCTGGACGGGGTGGAAGATCCCCATAATCTTGGGGCGATTATGCGCAGTGCCGAGGCCTTTGGGGCTTTGGCGGTTATTTTACCCAAAGACCGCACAGCACCTTTAAATGCGGGGGCGATTAAAGCCTCGGCAGGGGCGGCGGAGCGGCTCGATCTGATTCGAGTCACCAATCTGGCCCGCGCCATTGAGCAGTTGCAGCAGCGCAATGTGTGGGTGATCGGACTGGCGGGTGAGGCGGGGGCACCCCTTATTGGTACGCTGGATTGCAAAGGGCCTTTGGCGTTGGTGATGGGCAATGAGGGCAGCGGTCTACGCCGCCTGACCCGGGAGCGCTGCGACCAACTGGCCGCTATCCCCATGGGGGGTGGTGTGGGTTCGCTCAATGTCTCGGTCGCCACCGGGGTGGCCCTCTACGAGGTGCTTAGACAGCGTGCAGGCTAGGTAAAAGCCGCAAGGTTTGCTTAACAAGGCGTTAGCCCGGACAACAGGAATCGCATGCGTTGGGTGTTGCGTATCATGAGAGTTCCAACTTTCAATAGCTTTCATGAAAAATCTAGGCTAGGCCAAAACCACCGCCGTCATTGCTGCCATGGTTTACGGGATTATCCTACCATTTTCTAGCACCGGTGTGAGGATCATGCCCCCCATTCACGCACCAAGACCACCAGCGCTGAGCGGAGCACACGTCCAACAAGGCTTTGAGCTTGCCCGCTAATCTGTACATGACCCACCAGCTTGATGGGGGGAGGAAGACCTTCGAGGTGTATGATAATCCGGAAAAAACCACCTTGGGGCACCAAATTTTGACCCGATACCCGCACCGGAATTTCACCGCCATAGAGAGTCGCCAAGGCTGGGTCTGTCAGCACCTTAACGGGATTGCGATCCATGGTGTGAATGGTGCCCACCATGCTAGCCTGATCCAGACTGTAGGGTATGAAGCGGACAGCGTCACCCTCGTGAATCCGCTCCAGGTCATCTTCCGCCACGTAGGCTGTGGCAATGGTCGCGCCGTCCGCGCGGATTAGGGCCAATTGCTGCCTGGGCGACAGCCAAGCGCCGACTTGCAGATCTGGTAATGGATCAAGAAAAAGCCCACTATGGGGAGCCGTTACAGTCAGGCGCTCCGCCTCGGCATCCAACCCCGCTTTCTCAGAATCAAGACGCGCCAACTCTTCTGTGAGGGCAGACAAACGCTCTCGGCCAAAAAGGTCAAGCTTAACCGCCTCTAC
Protein-coding sequences here:
- the rlmB gene encoding 23S rRNA (guanosine(2251)-2'-O)-methyltransferase RlmB, translating into MSDETKIHGVNPVQALLESGRPVSSLWVLKGRHGKRVEEMIEGFRARGVPIQFCERTAMDRMADGGAHQGVIARCAPREAMSWDDLLDVVEKAKQPLLVILDGVEDPHNLGAIMRSAEAFGALAVILPKDRTAPLNAGAIKASAGAAERLDLIRVTNLARAIEQLQQRNVWVIGLAGEAGAPLIGTLDCKGPLALVMGNEGSGLRRLTRERCDQLAAIPMGGGVGSLNVSVATGVALYEVLRQRAG
- the cysS gene encoding cysteine--tRNA ligase codes for the protein MTIYNTLGRKKEPFVPMIPGKVGMYVCGVTVYDYSHIGHARVMVVFDVIARHLRVTGFDLTYVRNFTDIDDKIIKRANERGESIQTLTQRYIDAFHQDMAALGVQPADIEPKATEHLPEMMQMIGTLMDKGVAYASGGDVYYAVERFANYGQLSGKVLDEQEAGARVEVDSNKQNPMDFVLWKGAKPEEPQWDSPWGAGRPGWHIECSAMGTKYLGASFDIHGGGRDLIFPHHENEIAQTEGCTGQHAVNYWIHNGFVNVVNEEGESEKMSKSLGNFHTIRDLLALYPGEVLRFFILNSHYRSPLDFSFSLLEAAKAGLDRIYTALRSAQALLGKLPGTPIGEPADVPAGAPQDLVENYLKAMDDDFNTPQAIAFLFEAAKMLNTAISEQKDPAVIATWARLIRGLGHHLGLAGQDPELWFRSGIGAEQGLQAEAIEALIAERSAARAAKNWAESDRIRDTLAQQGIVLEDGQHGTQWSRK